One window of Gilliamella sp. B3022 genomic DNA carries:
- a CDS encoding YicC/YloC family endoribonuclease — MISSMTAYARKEMNQSWGTASWELRSVNQRYLETYIRMPEQFRSLEPIIRERLRSRLTRGKIECNLRFELDPASQHQELSLNQDLAKQVLNAVHWIQTEYKSGDVNPIDVLRWPGVLSAKEQNLDTISQEIVALLDTAIDELIAVREREGEVLRDLIIQRLESITVEVEKIRQWMPQILEWQKERLHNKLAEANLELDKSRLEQEIVLMAQRIDVAEELDRLMTHVKETYAILKKNEAIGRRLDFMMQEFNRESNTIASKSINADVTASAIELKVLIEQIREQVQNIE; from the coding sequence ATGATTTCAAGTATGACCGCCTACGCCAGAAAAGAGATGAATCAATCATGGGGGACTGCCTCTTGGGAGTTGCGTTCGGTTAATCAACGCTACTTAGAAACCTATATTCGTATGCCTGAGCAGTTCCGATCACTTGAGCCAATTATTCGAGAACGACTTAGAAGTCGATTAACGCGTGGTAAAATAGAATGTAATTTACGTTTCGAACTTGATCCTGCTTCGCAACATCAAGAATTATCTTTAAATCAAGATTTAGCTAAACAGGTTCTCAATGCTGTTCATTGGATTCAAACTGAATATAAATCAGGTGATGTCAATCCTATTGATGTATTACGTTGGCCAGGAGTACTATCAGCTAAAGAACAAAATCTCGATACCATATCACAAGAAATTGTAGCATTATTGGATACAGCTATTGATGAATTAATTGCAGTACGTGAACGAGAAGGGGAAGTCTTACGCGATCTTATTATTCAACGTTTAGAAAGCATTACTGTAGAAGTTGAAAAAATTCGACAATGGATGCCCCAAATACTTGAATGGCAAAAAGAGCGCTTGCACAATAAATTGGCTGAAGCGAATCTTGAGCTCGATAAATCAAGATTAGAGCAAGAAATTGTATTGATGGCTCAACGTATTGACGTAGCTGAAGAACTTGACCGCCTAATGACACATGTTAAAGAAACATATGCTATCTTAAAGAAAAACGAAGCTATTGGGCGTCGACTTGATTTTATGATGCAAGAATTTAACCGCGAATCAAATACCATTGCATCAAAATCAATTAATGCTGATGTGACCGCTAGTGCTATTGAACTTAAAGTTTTAATTGAGCAAATTCGAGAACAAGTACAAAATATTGAATAA
- the pyrE gene encoding orotate phosphoribosyltransferase, whose protein sequence is MKSYKSEFIEFALDRQALKFGEFTLKSGRKSPYFFNAGLFNTGKDLALLGRFYAAALMDANLNYDVIFGPAYKGIPIVSSTVVALSEHHNVDVPYCFNRKEAKDHGEGGNLVGSTIYQQRVMLVDDVITAGTAIRESMRILEDNQSKLAGVLICLDRQEKGRGELSAIQEIKQTYHCDVISIITLDDLIHYLYQDPSRQNQVKQVEDYRNHYGI, encoded by the coding sequence ATGAAATCATATAAAAGTGAGTTTATTGAATTTGCTTTAGATAGGCAAGCACTAAAGTTTGGTGAATTCACCTTAAAATCAGGACGAAAAAGCCCTTACTTTTTTAACGCAGGATTATTTAATACAGGTAAAGATTTGGCTTTATTAGGTCGCTTTTATGCTGCTGCGTTGATGGATGCAAATTTAAACTATGATGTCATCTTCGGTCCTGCCTATAAAGGGATTCCGATTGTTTCATCAACTGTGGTGGCCTTATCTGAACACCATAATGTTGATGTTCCTTATTGTTTTAATCGCAAAGAAGCTAAAGACCACGGTGAGGGTGGTAATCTGGTTGGTAGCACTATTTATCAACAACGCGTTATGTTAGTTGATGATGTAATTACTGCCGGTACTGCAATTCGTGAATCAATGCGAATTTTAGAAGATAATCAATCTAAACTTGCTGGTGTATTAATTTGCCTTGACCGTCAAGAAAAAGGTCGTGGTGAGTTATCTGCCATCCAAGAAATAAAGCAAACTTATCATTGCGATGTTATTTCAATCATCACATTAGATGATTTGATTCACTATCTTTACCAAGATCCCTCACGTCAAAATCAAGTTAAACAGGTTGAGGACTATCGAAATCATTATGGAATATAA
- the rph gene encoding ribonuclease PH — protein MRPSGRAAEQVRPIKIIRHYTKHAEGSVLVEFGETKVLCNATVEESVPRFLKGQNQGWVTAEYGMLPRATNSRTQREAAKGKQTGRTMEIQRLIARSLRAMIDLKLLGEYTITLDCDVIQADGGTRTASITGACVALNDAINKMIAEGKLKQNPIKSLVAAVSVGIVDGQAVCDLEYIEDSNADTDMNVIMTDDGRIIEVQGTAEGEPFSHDELLELLELAKNGIATIIDAQRQALKD, from the coding sequence ATGCGCCCGTCTGGTCGAGCTGCGGAACAAGTCCGCCCAATCAAAATAATCCGTCATTATACTAAGCATGCAGAAGGTTCTGTATTAGTTGAGTTTGGTGAAACTAAAGTACTGTGTAACGCAACTGTTGAGGAAAGTGTACCACGCTTTTTAAAAGGCCAAAATCAAGGTTGGGTTACCGCAGAGTATGGTATGTTGCCACGGGCAACCAACTCAAGAACTCAGCGTGAAGCGGCAAAAGGTAAACAAACAGGTCGTACAATGGAAATTCAACGACTCATTGCTCGTTCATTAAGAGCGATGATTGATCTTAAATTACTTGGCGAATACACCATTACCCTAGACTGCGATGTCATACAAGCCGATGGTGGAACACGAACAGCATCAATTACTGGTGCATGTGTTGCCCTTAACGATGCAATCAATAAAATGATTGCGGAGGGTAAATTAAAACAGAATCCTATTAAATCGTTGGTTGCAGCTGTATCTGTTGGTATTGTCGATGGTCAAGCAGTATGTGATTTAGAATACATTGAAGATTCTAATGCTGATACAGATATGAATGTCATTATGACGGATGATGGACGCATCATCGAAGTACAAGGTACTGCTGAAGGTGAACCATTTAGTCATGATGAATTATTAGAATTGCTAGAACTAGCAAAAAATGGCATTGCCACAATTATTGATGCACAAAGACAAGCCTTAAAAGATTAA